A segment of the Streptomyces pactum genome:
ATGAGCACACCGAGTACGGGGCAGCCGCTTGGGACTGTCGCGTTGACATATCCGGGTGGCCTGGAGGCGCCCCGGCCGCCCGTGCAGCGCACGGACAGTCCGGAGCTGCCCGCGGACCCCCCGGGGCACGACCTGACCGCGCTCAGCCTGCCGGAGCTGCGCACCATGCGCCGGGACGCGCAGCGCGAGGAGGCCGACCTGAGTTACGTACGGCGGCTGCTGCAGGGCCGTATCGACATCCTGCGCGCGGAGCTGGCGCGCCGCCGGCCGGCGTCCGTGGTGACCACCGCGGCGAAGGGGTCCGTGGTCGAGCGGCTGTCGGAGATCCTGACCGACGCACCGGCCCGGCAGCGTTCCTCCGCCCGGCACGTGACGCTCGGCACTCCGCGGAGCGAGGAGTGCCGGCGGCTGGCCGCGGAGATGCTCGGCGAGGTCGAGCTGTCCGACCTGACGGCCCGCACCGACGCCGAGCTGACCGCCGGGATGGGCCGGCTCGTGCGCTACGAGCAGCAGATCTCCCGTCGGCGGCAGCGGCTCCAGCGCACCGCCGACGACAGCAGCGCGGAGATCGCACGCCGGTACCGTGAGGGGGAAGCACAAGTCGACGACCTGCTCGTGTGACACGAAGGCGGCTTCCCGGCCGCTCTCCCGGGCCCGGCGATCCCGGGCCGTCGCGGCGGCGGGTCGCCCCGTCCGGAAGGCCACCGCCGATGTCCGCGCCCCAGCCGTCCGGGTCGTCCCAGCCGTCCAGGCCCGCGCCCACGTCCGCCCTCTCGCCCGTCGCACCGCCCGTCCTCGCCGAGGTCGTCCGGTCCGGCTTCGTCGAGGGGCGGCACCGGGGCAGTCTGGTCGTGCTGGGCGCCGACGGGGCCGTGGAGCTGGCGCTGGGGGAGGTGACGGCGCCGGTCTTCCCGCGCTCCTCGAACAAGCCGATGCAGGCGGCGGGGGCCCTGCGGGCCGGCCTCGACCTCGCGGGGGAGCGGCTGGCGCTGGCCGCCGCGAGCCACTCCGGGGAGCCCTTCCACCGCGACCTGGTCCGCAAGATGCTGGACGAGCACGGCCTGGACCCGGCCCTGCTCCAGTGCCCGCCCGACCTGCCGCTGGACACCGAGGAGCGGGAGACGTACCTCGCGTCGGGCGCCGTGCCCGACCGGCTCACCATGAACTGCTCCGGCAAGCACACCGCGATGCTGGCCGTCTGCGCGCAGCGGGGGTGGCCACTGGAGTCGTACCTCGAACCGGAGCACCCGCTGCAGCGGATCATCCACAGGGTTGTGGAGGACGCGGCGGGCGAGCCGGTCGCCGCGGTCGGCACGGACGGGTGCGGGGCGCCGCTGATGGCGATCACCCTGGTCGGGCTGGCCCGCGCCTTCCGCGCCTTCGTCCGCGCCGAGCCCGGGACGGCGGAGCGCCGGGTCGCCGACGCGATGCGCGCCCACCCCGAGTACGTCGCCGGCAGCCGCCGCGCCGACACCTGGCTGATGCGCGAGGTGCCCGGCACGCTCTCCAAGATGGGCGCGGAGGCCGTGCAGGCGGTGGCCCTGCCGGACGGCCGCGCCCTCGCCTTCAAGGCCGAGGACGGCGCGACGCGGGCCCTGGGCCCCGTACTGGCCCGCGCGCTGACGCTGCTCGGCGTGGAGGGGCCGGTCGTCGACCGCATCGGCCGTGCGCCGCTGCTGGGCGGCGGGCGCGAGGTGGGGGAGATCCGGGCGGCCTTCTGAGCCACCGGGGCGGCGCTCCGGGGCTCCCCCGGAGCTCCTCCGCGGCGTTCCCGGCCGCCGGGGGCGGGCGGTCACCCGCCGCCGGGGGCGGGCGGTCGCCCGGGCTCGAGCCGGGGCAAATCCGCGCGACGTCGGCGCGGTCGTCGACCTACCGTGAGCGCATGACCAGCCGCACCGACACCGACGTACGCCCCATCACCGAGGCCGAGTTCCCCGACTGGAACCGTGCCCTGAACACCGGGTTCCTGCAGCCGCCCGCCGTCGGCGCGGAGCAGTTGGAGGCCCGGCGCAAACAGTTCGGGCCCGGCCGGCTGCTCGGCGCCTTCGACGGCGACCGCTGTGTGGCGACCTTCCGGTCCTTCGACCAGCAGGTCACCGCCGTGGGCGGCGCCCTCGTCCAGGCCGACGCGGTCTCCAGCGTCACCGTCACCGCGACCCACCGCCGCCGCGGCCTGCTCACCCGCATGATGGCGCAGGACCTGGCGGCGGCGAAGGAGCGCGGGGACGTCGTCGCGACGCTGATCGCGGCCGAGTACCCGATCTACGGCCGGTACGGCTTCGGCCCCGCCACCACGATGACCGAGTGGACGGTCGACGTGCCGCGCGCCGGTCTCGACGCGCGCCGGGCGGCCCCGGAGGACGGCGGCCGGATCGACCTCGTGGACGGCGAGGACGTCCGCAAGCTCGGTCCCGAACTGCACGAGCGGCTGCGCCGGGCCCAGCCGGGCGCGGTCAGCCGGACCGAGCTGTGGTGGCAGATCCGGACCGGGGTCGTGAACGCGAACGGCTCCCCGTGGACCGAGCCCTACTACGCCGTGTACCGCTCGGCGGACGGCGAGGTCGAGGGCATGGCCGCGTACCGGTCCGACGACCACTGGGGCGACGCCAAGCAGCCGCTGAACACGGCGACCGTCGACTGGCTGCTGGCCGTGACGCCGGACGCCGAGCGCGACCTGTGGCACTACCTGTGCTCGATCGACTGGATCACGACGGTGAAGAGCGGCTGGCGGGCCCCCGACGACCTGCTCCCGCACCTCCTGCCGGACCCGCGCGCGGCCAGAATCACCACGCAGGCGGACTGGCTGTGGGTGCGGATCCTGGACGTCGTACGGGCGCTGGAGGCGCGGACGTACGAGGGGCAGGGCTCGCTGGTGCTGGAGGTCGCGGACCGGGGAGGGCTGACCGGCGGGCGGTGGCGGCTGGAGGCGGGAGCGGACGGGGCGTCCTGCGCGCCGACCACCGAGAGCGCCCACCTCGTGCTCGACGTGGGCGAGCTGGCGGCGCTGTGGCTGGGTGACGAGTCGGCGGTGCGGCTGGCCGCGCTCGGCCGGGTCCGGGAAGAACGAGCGGGCGCCGCCCGTGTGGCCGACGCCCTGCTGCGTACGTCCAGGCGGCCTTGGTGCCCGGACATGTTCTGAGACGGCTCCCTTCTGCCGGTGACGGGTGGGTGTGCGCATCCGTAGCGCGTGCTCTTCGGTTGTGGTTGTTGTGCCGTTGTGCCGTTGTGCCGTTGTGCCGTTGTTCAGTTGTGGTTGTCGTGCGTGGTGCCGACTGACTGTCCGGGCTCCCGGCTCCCCTCCGGAAGGGGGCCCGGTCAGCAGTACGTCGGTTCAGCCGGACTGGGCGAGCAGCATCACGAGGATCACCGCGCCCACACCGCCGATCATGGTGTTCTTCGCCTTGATGCCGATGGACAGCGCGACGAACGCGATGATGCCCATGGGCCCGTACTTCCATTGCACGAGCTGCTCGAACCCGATGGCCAGAGCGGCGAGGACGATGGCGATGAGCGGCATGGTGGACCCCCTGTCACCGTGGTGGCCAACCCCCGTAAGGTCCGACCACGTTGCCCAAGTTGGCTGCCAACTTCACTGTACTTATCTCCGCTTGGGTGCGTCTCATAACCACCTTTCCGCGAACTGCCGAAAGATGGCGAGAAGTTGTAGTGTTTGGTCGTGGAGCCGGAACATGCCCCCGTCAACGGGCGGAAGAGACCGCAGCCGCCACAGAGAACGCACCGCGACGTGGCCGACGAACTGCGCGCCCGGATCAGGTCCGGTCGGTTGCAGCCGGGCCAGCGCATGCCCACCCAGGCCCAGTTGGCCGACGAGTTCGGCGTGGAACGCGGCGCCGTCCGCCAGGCCCTGCGCATCCTGCAGTCGGAGCGCCTGCTCACCAACGTGTCCAAAGGGAGCCCCGCGACCGTCGCGCCCGACCTGCACGGCGCCCTCACCGGGCCCGCGGCGCCGCCGATGCCCACCACGGTCGCCCTCGCGCCCCGGATCGCGGAGGCCTTCGCCGCCCCGCACGTCGAGATCGAGGCCCTGTGCCTGACCTCGGTCTCCCTCACCCTCGCCCTCGGCGAACCACTGCGCCAGATCCACGCGGGGCGGCTGAAACCGGCCAAGATCGACGTACGGATCCTGCTGCCGAGCCGGAACATCGACCTGGCCTTCCCGGTGGCGGTGTCCGGCGGCGGGGCCGGCGGCGGCCCGGTGCACGACCGGTGGCTGGCGATGCGCAACGCCCAGGGCCAGGTGCTCCGGCACAACCTGCTGGGCCTGCGGGCCACGCACGGGATCGACGTGCGGGTCACCTTCCGCGCGCTGCCCTTCACGCCGCCGGTGAAGCTGTACGTGCTCAACGGCACGGAGGCCCTCTTCGCGTACTACACCCTCAGCCTGCGTGAGCAGGAGATCGACCACGAGCCGATGCAGATGTACGACGCGGAGGGTATCCGTACCACGCTGTTCGCCTTCGGGCAGGGCGGTGGCCTGCGCGACGGGGTGTTCGTGAAGCAGTCGCGGCTGTGGTTCGACGCGCTGTGGGAGACGATCAGTTCGGAGCTGCTGCTCACCACCTGATCATCCCCCGGTCACAGCGCCGGACCCGCGACCAGCAGGGCCAGCACCACCGCACCGGCGGAACTGACGGACGGACTCCTGGTCTTGACGCCTATGGTGAGCAGGAGCAGGCCCACGATGCCGGAGGCGCCGTACTTCCACTGGACGATCTGCTCGAAGGCGATGACGAGGACCGCGGAGACGAGGGCCAGGACGGGCATGGTCTTTCCCCCTTCGGAAGTCTGGGAAGGAACTTCCGCCAACTAGACCAAGTTGGCAACCAACTTTACCTATGTTGTCCCCACTTGGCTGCTACCTATAAACAAGTTTCAAACAACTCCCTGTAGGTAGGTCGAAGTTGTAGCGTTTGGTCGTGACTCAGGAGAACGCGTCCGTGAACGGCAGCAGAAGGCTTTCGGCCCAGGAGATCGCCGACATCCTGCGGGAGCGGATCCGCGGGGGAGACCTGAAGGCGGGCGACCGCCTGCCCACCCAGGCCGAGCTGGCCGACGAGTTCCAGGTGGAGCGCGGCACCGTCCGCCAGGCCCTGCGGGCCCTCCAGGAGGACGGCCTGCTCACCAACGTCAGCAAGGGCAGCCCGCCCCGCATCGCCGAGCCCGCCACGCCCCGGGGCGAGCCGCAGCCCACCATGGTGGCGCTCGGGCCGCGGCTGTCGGAGGCGTTCTCGGCACCGCGGGTGCGGGTCGACGTCGTGTGCCACACCTCGGAGACGCTGATGCTGGCCCTCAGCGAGCCGCTCCGCCAGATCCACGAGGGCCGCATCCACCCGGAGTCCATCGACTTCCGCGTCCTGATGCCGTCCCGGGACATCGAGCTGGCCTTCCCCGTCCTGGTCGAGGACGAGGACGACGACCCGGTCCACCAGCGCTGGCTCCAGATGCGCAACGCCCAGGCCCGGGTGCTCCAGCACAACCTGCACGCCGTGCGCTCCACCCACCGCGTCGACGTGCACATCGCCTTCCGCGCACTGCCCTTCACCCCGCCGATGAAGCTCTACCTGCTCAACGGCGACGAGGCGCTCCTCGGCTACTACCTGCTCACCCGGCGCGAGGAGGAGTACGAGAGCCGGACGCTGGAGATGTACGACGCCCTCGGCTCCCAGTCGCTGCTGTTCTCCTTCCTGAAGCGCGCGGGTCACCGGGACGCGGTGTTCGTGGAGGAATCACAGAAGTGGTTCGACGCCCTCTGGGAAACCATCACCTCGGACATGACACTCTCCTAGTGACTTCCGATACGGATCAGACGGAACCGGTGGCCGAGCGGGCCGACGGCCTCAGGGACCTGCTCGCGGGCGCCCGATTCGTCCTCTGGGACTTCGACGGCCCCATCTGCAGGCTGTTCGCGGGCTACACCGCGGACCGGGTCGCGGGTGAACTGGTGGACTGGCTGGAACGGCTGGGCCTCAAGGAGCTGCTGACCGAGGAGGAGCAGGTCCACCCGGATCCGCACGTCCTGCTGGGAGCGGTCGACCGCAGGCGTCACCGCAGTGACCTCGTGGCGGAATTCGAGGAGCGGCTGACCCGCGAGGAACTGCGTGCCGTGCCCACCGCGCGGCCGACGGCGTACGCGGACCCCCTGATCCGCACCTGGAGCGCGCTGGGCGTCGGGCTGGCGATCACGACCAACAACTCGCCGCGCGTGGTGGACGAGTACCTCGGCACGCGGGGCCTGCTGGACTGCTTCGCCCCGCACGTCTACGGCCGCACCCGGGACCTGCGCCTGCTCAAACCCGACCCGTACTGCCTGAACCGGGCCCTGAGCGCGCTGGGCGCCGCCCCCGGTCAGGCCCTGATGGTCGGTGACACCACCTCCGACCTGACCGCCGCCCGGCGGGCCGGTGTGCCGTTCCTGGGGTACGCGCGCAACGAGGAGAAGGCGAAGCTGCTGAGGCGGGCCGGTGCGGAAACCGTCGTGCACTCACTGGAGCCGGTGCTGAGGCTGCTGTGGGAGGGCGGCGGGGGGCGCGGTCACGCCTGAGTCATCAGCAGGACGAAGAGGACCGCCGCCGGCCCCGCCAGCGACAGACTGCGGGCCCGCACCCCCGCCATGACCAGGACCAGGAGCAGGGTACCGACGGTACCGAAGGCTCCGAGCCGCGTGCGGACGACCTCGGCCACCGCCCATTGCACCGCGGCCGAGGTCAGTTGGTTGAACAGCATGTGCGCCACCCCCGTCGTTCGGCGCAGACGGTCAACTCGCCTGCGGTGCCGCCCAATTGGACGGCGAAGCTCCCCCAGGTTGTCCCCTTGTTGGCTGATCGACTAACGGAACCGAACAGTCGGCCAGTCCAACTGGCCCATAACTGGCCGGTACTTGACCGGCGGGTGGCCGGTAGTCGGTCGGTCGTTGTCCGATGTGACGGAAAGTGGTTTGCGCCCCGGCGACCGGCGGTACGGTCGCTGCATGAGCGGGGAACGTGGTGAGGGGGGCGGCAAGGAGTTCGAGCGCGTTCTGGAGGCGCTGCGTGAGCAACTGGCCGACGGCACCTACGGATTGCACGCGTCCCTCCCGGCGCAGCGGGAGCTCGCCGCGGAGTTCGGGGTCTCGCGCGACACCGTCCAGCGGGTGCTGCACGAGCTGAAGTCGGAGGGCTGGGTCGAGTCCCGGCAGGGCAGCGGGACACGGGTGATCAAACTCCCCCTGCAGGCCGCCACCCGCCCCAGGACGGAGCCGGTGCCGGTGCGGGCCGCCCTGGGGCCCTTCATCGCCCGCGCCTTCGGGCAGTCGGACGTCCGGCTGGACGTGTTCACCTTGACCTCCGAGAGCCTGGACGCGCACATCCGGCTGCAGGCTGAGCGCATCCGGATGGGGGAGATCGCGCCCGCCGGTATCGAGATCCGGATGCTGCTGCCCTCCGAGGAGAGCGAGCTGCCGTATCCGCGGCCGGGCGGACGGGACACCGCGCGCCGCGACGCGAAGGGGGACCCGGTGGGCGCGCAGTTGCAGGAGCGGCTGCGTGGCATCACCCGGCGGCACACGACCTCGCTGCGCACGGCCGTGCGTGATCTGCGGACCGAGGGGCTCGTGCCGTCCGTGAGCGTGCAGGTGCGGCACGTGCCGTTGGTGCCGGCGTTCAAGCTGTATCTGCGGCCGGAGGCCGAGGCACTCTTCGGGCCGTACGAAGTGGTCGAGCGGACGATCCTGCTGGACGACGGCACGGAGGTCGAGGCGCTGGACGTGCTGGGGCTGGGCTCGACACTGACCCGGCACGTCAACGACGAGGGCGACCCCAGCTCGGCGGGCTCCGTCTTCGTGCAGAGCATGCAGGGCTGGTTCGACTCCTGCTGGGGGCTGCTGGCCGACCCCGGGTGACCAGGGGCCGGCGGGGCGGCGGTATCGATTCGCCCGAACCGGTCACCCGAGTTGCTCCCGCGCCTTCCGGATACTGGAGTACTTCCAGCGGGCCACGGGCCGTGGCTGTACTGTGTGCCCACTTTCTTCGTCACAGCGGTCACAGCACGAAGAACTGGCGCGTCGCACGTCCCTTCTGGAGCACTCAGTGAGTCGTCCCTCCCCGCTTGGCAAACCCGCGCTGGAGCGGGCGGCGGACGAGGCGTTCGACCGGTTCCTGGCCTACGCGACGGCGCTGGGACAGTTCGGCCGGGGGCACCACAACCTGAACTACATGGTGCGGCCCCTGTCCGCCGAGGACTCGAGGCTGGTCGCCGCCGAGTACGGCGCGCCGGTCACCGTCCGCAAGCGCATCCCCTCCGCGCTGCCGGTGGTCATCCGGACCTGGCAGGACGAGTCCGACCTGCTGAACCGGATCTGGGGCGTGCTGCACAACGTGCCGCGGTGCCTGGCCAAGCACCGCGACGTCGTCGTCCTCAGTTACGTCGAGGGCGTGCCCCTGTCGACCATCTGTCCCAACGACACGCCCGTCGACTACGACCTGATCGTCGCGCTCACGGGGCTGCTCGCCGACATGACCCAGGTGCGCCGGCACCACCTGCCCCCGCTGCCGGTTTCCTGGCCCCGGTCCAGCCGGGACGGCAGCGCGTTCCTCAGAGCGCTGGCCTTCGCGGCGGACGAACAGATCCGGCAGCGCAACCGGACGGAGTTCGGGGGCCTCTTCGCCATGCTGGGCATTCCGGAGAACGCCATGGTCCGGTTCGCCGAACGGGTGCCCACGCTCATCAGCCGCCCGTTCAGCCTGCTGCACACGGACCTGCACCGCGACAACGTCATCGTGTCCTACGGCGGGAGCCCCCCGCTGATCTGCGTCGACTGGGAACTGGCCAGTTACGGCGACCCGCTGCACGACCTCGCCACCCATCTGGTGCGCATGCGCTACCCCGACTACCAGTGGCCGGAGGTCATCGAGGCGTGGCGCAAGGTGATGGGGGAGCGGCGCAGCAAGGCCGTCAACGGCCTGGACCGCGACCTGAAGCACTACGTCGCCTTCGAGCGGGCACAGTCGGTGTATCCGGACGTCATGCGGGCCGCGAAGTCGCTGGGCGACTCCTTCGAGCAGCGGGACCTGGACGCCGCGACCCGGGCGGTGCGCCGGGCGCTGGTGGCCGCCGAGGAACCGTTGCGGCTGAAGAGCGTGCCGGACGAGCCGGCCATCGAGCGGATCCTCTTCCGGTGGAACGAGTCGCACGGAGTCCGGCCCAGCCGGGAGCGGACCCTCTTCCAGATCGTGTGGGAGCGGGACCGCAGGGTCCGCATCCGAGGTGACTTCCCCGCCTGGGCGGTCAGCCGGGCCCTGCTGGAGGAGGGCGCGGCCGCCGCCGACCGGGTGTTCAAGGGGACCGCGCACTTGAACACGGCCGTGCACGTCGAGGGTGTCGGCTTCCCCGTCATGGTCCGCCGGAAGGTGGGCACCGCCGAGTCCCGGGAGCGACGGTTCCTCAGCGAGCACGCCGTGCTGACGGCGATCGAACGCTCCGGGGCACGCGTACGGGCCCCGCGGGTGCTGGCCCTGGGCACCAGCGGACTGCGCGAGCAGTTCACCATCCACTCCTACGAAGGGCCGGCCGACGGCTTCCGTCCCCCGGAACATCCCGAACACGGGCTGCGCCCGCCCGAGGCGGACGACCTCGTGGACCAGTTGGGCGAACTGACCGAGGTCGAGTGCGGGGAGCTGGACCCGCTGAACGGGGCCGCCTTCTACCCCTGGCTGCGGGGCGAGCTGGTCCGCCTGGTGAGCGAGCTGCCCAAGGCCACGATGGCACTCGCCCGCGAACTGGGGTTGCCGGACAACGTGCGGCTGGCCGAGATCCTCACCCGGCACACGCTGAGCCGGCGCCGTCCCGTCCTGCTGCACGGCGATCTGAACCCGTGGAACCT
Coding sequences within it:
- a CDS encoding asparaginase, translating into MSAPQPSGSSQPSRPAPTSALSPVAPPVLAEVVRSGFVEGRHRGSLVVLGADGAVELALGEVTAPVFPRSSNKPMQAAGALRAGLDLAGERLALAAASHSGEPFHRDLVRKMLDEHGLDPALLQCPPDLPLDTEERETYLASGAVPDRLTMNCSGKHTAMLAVCAQRGWPLESYLEPEHPLQRIIHRVVEDAAGEPVAAVGTDGCGAPLMAITLVGLARAFRAFVRAEPGTAERRVADAMRAHPEYVAGSRRADTWLMREVPGTLSKMGAEAVQAVALPDGRALAFKAEDGATRALGPVLARALTLLGVEGPVVDRIGRAPLLGGGREVGEIRAAF
- a CDS encoding GNAT family N-acetyltransferase — its product is MTSRTDTDVRPITEAEFPDWNRALNTGFLQPPAVGAEQLEARRKQFGPGRLLGAFDGDRCVATFRSFDQQVTAVGGALVQADAVSSVTVTATHRRRGLLTRMMAQDLAAAKERGDVVATLIAAEYPIYGRYGFGPATTMTEWTVDVPRAGLDARRAAPEDGGRIDLVDGEDVRKLGPELHERLRRAQPGAVSRTELWWQIRTGVVNANGSPWTEPYYAVYRSADGEVEGMAAYRSDDHWGDAKQPLNTATVDWLLAVTPDAERDLWHYLCSIDWITTVKSGWRAPDDLLPHLLPDPRAARITTQADWLWVRILDVVRALEARTYEGQGSLVLEVADRGGLTGGRWRLEAGADGASCAPTTESAHLVLDVGELAALWLGDESAVRLAALGRVREERAGAARVADALLRTSRRPWCPDMF
- a CDS encoding FadR/GntR family transcriptional regulator, giving the protein MVVEPEHAPVNGRKRPQPPQRTHRDVADELRARIRSGRLQPGQRMPTQAQLADEFGVERGAVRQALRILQSERLLTNVSKGSPATVAPDLHGALTGPAAPPMPTTVALAPRIAEAFAAPHVEIEALCLTSVSLTLALGEPLRQIHAGRLKPAKIDVRILLPSRNIDLAFPVAVSGGGAGGGPVHDRWLAMRNAQGQVLRHNLLGLRATHGIDVRVTFRALPFTPPVKLYVLNGTEALFAYYTLSLREQEIDHEPMQMYDAEGIRTTLFAFGQGGGLRDGVFVKQSRLWFDALWETISSELLLTT
- a CDS encoding winged helix-turn-helix domain-containing protein, with product MVVTQENASVNGSRRLSAQEIADILRERIRGGDLKAGDRLPTQAELADEFQVERGTVRQALRALQEDGLLTNVSKGSPPRIAEPATPRGEPQPTMVALGPRLSEAFSAPRVRVDVVCHTSETLMLALSEPLRQIHEGRIHPESIDFRVLMPSRDIELAFPVLVEDEDDDPVHQRWLQMRNAQARVLQHNLHAVRSTHRVDVHIAFRALPFTPPMKLYLLNGDEALLGYYLLTRREEEYESRTLEMYDALGSQSLLFSFLKRAGHRDAVFVEESQKWFDALWETITSDMTLS
- a CDS encoding HAD family hydrolase gives rise to the protein MTSDTDQTEPVAERADGLRDLLAGARFVLWDFDGPICRLFAGYTADRVAGELVDWLERLGLKELLTEEEQVHPDPHVLLGAVDRRRHRSDLVAEFEERLTREELRAVPTARPTAYADPLIRTWSALGVGLAITTNNSPRVVDEYLGTRGLLDCFAPHVYGRTRDLRLLKPDPYCLNRALSALGAAPGQALMVGDTTSDLTAARRAGVPFLGYARNEEKAKLLRRAGAETVVHSLEPVLRLLWEGGGGRGHA
- a CDS encoding GntR family transcriptional regulator; this translates as MSGERGEGGGKEFERVLEALREQLADGTYGLHASLPAQRELAAEFGVSRDTVQRVLHELKSEGWVESRQGSGTRVIKLPLQAATRPRTEPVPVRAALGPFIARAFGQSDVRLDVFTLTSESLDAHIRLQAERIRMGEIAPAGIEIRMLLPSEESELPYPRPGGRDTARRDAKGDPVGAQLQERLRGITRRHTTSLRTAVRDLRTEGLVPSVSVQVRHVPLVPAFKLYLRPEAEALFGPYEVVERTILLDDGTEVEALDVLGLGSTLTRHVNDEGDPSSAGSVFVQSMQGWFDSCWGLLADPG
- a CDS encoding aminoglycoside phosphotransferase family protein, with protein sequence MVRPLSAEDSRLVAAEYGAPVTVRKRIPSALPVVIRTWQDESDLLNRIWGVLHNVPRCLAKHRDVVVLSYVEGVPLSTICPNDTPVDYDLIVALTGLLADMTQVRRHHLPPLPVSWPRSSRDGSAFLRALAFAADEQIRQRNRTEFGGLFAMLGIPENAMVRFAERVPTLISRPFSLLHTDLHRDNVIVSYGGSPPLICVDWELASYGDPLHDLATHLVRMRYPDYQWPEVIEAWRKVMGERRSKAVNGLDRDLKHYVAFERAQSVYPDVMRAAKSLGDSFEQRDLDAATRAVRRALVAAEEPLRLKSVPDEPAIERILFRWNESHGVRPSRERTLFQIVWERDRRVRIRGDFPAWAVSRALLEEGAAAADRVFKGTAHLNTAVHVEGVGFPVMVRRKVGTAESRERRFLSEHAVLTAIERSGARVRAPRVLALGTSGLREQFTIHSYEGPADGFRPPEHPEHGLRPPEADDLVDQLGELTEVECGELDPLNGAAFYPWLRGELVRLVSELPKATMALARELGLPDNVRLAEILTRHTLSRRRPVLLHGDLNPWNLVRRPDGGLTLIDWEMAMVGDPLYDLVRHMHLTPTRPEIRDRMFRRWERRLPPECTHDWRDDWRVYRWIETVRSAYVDLDRLVSGAGLDAPNVKRAVQTYAMTLAEATAALGLPDKSMANPYLARALPQGDHGGPRGARAAADA